GATGCTAGGCATAATGCACAAGTACAAGCATAAATATGGAATAAAGCTAATTTAGTAGAGTACAGCTTGGGGGTACCTGGTATGGCATATGACTGGCTTCTGTTGTTTCCCGAAAAAGTAAGAGCGCTGCTCGGCGGCCTCCCCGCTGCGCTCCTGGACAAGGTGGAGGAGATTCGTGTCCGTGAGGGACGGCCGCTGGAGATCAACTATTCCGGCAAATATCATTTCATCGGCGCCGGCGGCACTCTGACCCAGCTTCCCGCCGAGGCTTACCGGCCGGACCGGGAGGATACGCACCGGCTGCTGGACCTCATCAGCAATCATTCGCTCTATACGATGGAAGAGGAGCTGCGCAAGGGCTTCATCACTATTCCCGGCGGACACCGGATCGGCCTCTGCGGCCGGACGGTACTGAGCGGGGGCGGTGTGGAGCATCTGCGCGATATTACCGGCTTCAACGTGCGGATTGCCCGTGAGGTGCACGGCATCGCCGACAGCGTGCTGCCTTATCTGCTGGACCGGGGGCGGCAGCGGGTCATGCATACGCTGATCCTGTCACCGCCGCAGCATGGCAAGACCACACTGCTGCGCGATCTGGCCAGGCAGCTGTCGGCGGGTACAAGCGGCGGCCGGGAGGGCAACCGGCCGGGGCTGAAGGTCGGCATCGTGGACGAACGCTCCGAGATCGCAGGCAGCCGCCGGGGAATTCCCGCCTTCGATGTCGGGCCGCGCACGGACATTCTGGACGGCTGTCCCAAGGCGGAGGGCATGATGATGATGATCCGCTCGCTGTCGCCCGATGTGCTGATTGCCGATGAAATTGGACGCGTGGAGGATGCGGAGGCGGTGACCGAGGCGCTGCACGCCGGGATCTCGGTGGTCGCCTCCGCGCACGGCAAGGAAGTGTCCGAGCTGGCCCGGCGGCCGGGGCTCGGCGGACTGCTGGAGCACCGGATGTTCGAGCGGTATGTGATTCTGCACCGCGGGGCCTCCGGCTTGTCCTTCCGCATTCTGGATGCCCAGAAGCGCGGGCTGCTGCTGGTCTCGCCGGAGGAGCAGCCGGTGTCAGGGGGTGACCGCCATGCTTAAGCTGCTTGGCGCGGTACTGATCGTGCTGGCCGGAACACTGGCCGGCTTCAAGCGGGCGGCCCAGTATGCCGACCGGCCAAGGCATATCCGGGCCTTGATTGCAGCGCTCCAGCGGCTGGAGACCGAGATCCAGTACGGTTACACGCCGCTGCCGGAGGCGCTGCGCCGGATCGGGCTGCAGACGAAGGAGCCGCTGCGGGCCTTCTTCCTTACGGCGGCGGATGAGATGAATCCGCCGCATAACTACAGTGCGGAAGAGGCCATCCGGCGGGCGATGGAAGCCCACTGGAGCAGCGCATCGCTGCGGGGCACGGAGAAGGAGATCATCCGGCAGCTCAGCTGCACGCTTGGAACCAGTGACCGGCCGAATCAGAGCACGCATATTGCGCTGGCTTTACAGCAATTGAAGCAAGAGGAGACAGCGGCCAGAGAAGATCAGGGCAAGTATGAGAAGGTGAGCAAAAGCCTGGGTCTGCTGCTTGGAGCATTGATCGTCATTTTGATCTTTTAGCGAGGTGCCAGGAATGAATATTGAAGTCAACGCGATCTTTCAGATTGCCGGCATCGGCATCATTATCGCCATGATCCACACGGTGCTTAAGCAGATGGGTAAAGAGGATATCGCCCACTGGGTAACGATTGTCGGCTTTATCATCGTCCTCTTCATGGTCATCCGGATGCTGGATGGGCTGCTGCAGGAAATCAAAACGATTTTTCTTTTTCAGTAGGCTGAAGTTATGGAAATCATTCAGATTGTGGGAATTGGCATCTTGGCGACGGTCCTGATCCTCGTCCTGAAGGAGCAAAAGCCGGTATTCGCCTTCCTGCTGACTACGGCGGCCGGCATTCTGATTTTCCTGTTCCTGATCGGCAAGATCGGAACAATTCTCGGTACGCTGGAGCGGGTCGCGGAATCCTCCGGGATGGAAATGATCCATATCAAAACCGTGTTCAAAATCATCGGCATCTCCTATATCGCGGAATTTGGGGCGCAGATTGTAAGGGATGCCGGGCAGGAATCGATTGCTTCCAAGATTGAGCTGGCCGGCAAGGTGCTGATCATGGTGCTGGCTGTCCCGATTATCAGCATTATTATTGAAACGGTCATGAAGCTGCTGCCAGCCTGATACAGCGGACATGCCGGACAAGTTGGAGTAAAGCGGAGGTGAGGGGAATGCAGGAGCATAGGTTTTTTCGGCCGCCAAAAGGGGTAAAAGCGCTCCTGCTTCTGCCAGCACTGCTGCTGGTCCTCCAGCTGCTTCTGCTGTGTGGAAGCACGGCAAGCGCCGCAAGTTCTGCAAGTGTTGCAGATGCTCCAAGTACGGCTCCGGTTCCTTCATCCCCGGCTGCAGCCGGCAGCGGAGGCCCTACGTCTCCCGTTGACCAGTGGGTGAAGGGGCAGGTAGAGCATCTGCCGAAGGACAAAGTGGAGTCTTACTGGGATCAGTTAATGAAGGATTACGGGGGATTTTTCCCGGAAGGCCGGACGCCTTCCTTAATGGATATGCTGCTGCCGGGAGATAAGGGCTTAAGCTTCAAAAGCGTATTGTCCGGCCTGATGAACTTCATGTGGCATGAGGTGCTTTACAACGGCAAGCTGCTGGTCACGATTGTGATGATCAGTGTGCTGAGCATGATTTTGGAGACGCTGCAGACTGCTTTTGAACGGAAATCCGTCAGTAAAATCGCTTATATGCTCTGCTACATGGTGGTGCTGGTCATCGCCGTTAACAGCTTCAATGTCGCTATCGGCTATGCCAAGGATGCCATCGACCGGATGATCGACTTCATGATGGCCATGATTCCGCTGCTGTTCGCGCTGCTGGCCTCGATGGGCAATATCGTCACGGTGTCGGTGACCCATCCGCTGATTGTATTCATGATCCATACCGTAGGCACGTTGATTCATACGCTGGTCTTCCCGCTGCTGTTCTTCTCGGCGGTGCTGCATCTGGTGAGCGCCATGTCGGAGAAATACAAGCTGACCCATCTGGCCAACCTGCTGCGCAATATCGGGGCCGGGCTGCTCGGGGTGCTGCTGACGGTGTTTCTCGGCGTGATCTCCGTCAGGGGGATTACCAGCTCGGTTACAGACGGAGTGACCATACGCGCGGCCAAATATATCACAGGGAATTTCGTGCCGGTGATCGGCAAAATGTTCGCGGATGCCACGGACACGGTCATCTCGGCCTCGCTGCTGGTGAAGAACGCCATCGGGCTGTCGGGAGTGATCATTATCCTCTTCCTGTGTGCGTTCCCGGCAATCAAAATTCTGATTCTCGCCCTGATCTATAATCTGGCCGCCGCCGTTATGCAGCCGCTGGGCGAGACACCGATCGTGACCTGCCTGCAGACGATCGGCAAAAGTATGATTTATGTCTTCGCAGCACTGGCCGCCGTCTCGCTGATGTTCTTCCTGGCGGTAACTATTATGCTGACTGCGGGCAATGTGACCGTGATGATGCGTTAGAACGAAATGATAAGGAGGTGCGCCATGTCCTGGCTCAGCAGTTGGCTCCATGAGCTGATTCTCGTCGTGCTGATGGCTGCATTCGTGGAGATGCTGCTGCCCAGCAAATCCATGGAACGCTATGCGAGGCTGGTCCTCAGCCTGCTGGTCCTGCTGACAATGCTCAGCCCGATCATCTCTCTGCTGAAGGGCGATGCCAGCAAAGAGCTGACCGTGGCGATGCAGCAGCAGGAGAGAAGCGGGGGGCTGAAGGGCGGAACGGGCGGCGCACCGGATTCACTGGACAAGATTCTGGCGGACGGGCGGATGCTCGCCGCCGGAGCGCAGGACCAGAGCCTGAAGCTGGCTGCCGGGGAAATCGCCGGCCAGATGCGCGACCAGATTGCCGGGAGCACGGGGCTCGGCGGGGTGAAGGTGACGGTGGCCCTGGCCATGGGCCCGAATCCAAATGCGCCGCTGGGCGAGGAGGTGCCGCAGATTTCCTCGGTCACGGTAGCTCTTCCGCCGGAGCAGAGTGCCTCTGGAGGCGCTGTCCCGGGCAGGGGTACTGCAGCCCCACCGTCAGCCGGGCCGATACAGATTACCCCTGTGGAGCCGGTTCAGGTCAGCCTGGAGGATAGCGGCGGGGAGGGGGAATCACAAGCGTCCTCCTCGGGGGATTCGGCTCCGGCGTCATCCTCCTCTTCCGGGAGCGGAACGGATGGACCACAGGAGACAGTGACGGAGGAAGCCGGCACCATTATCAAGCTGCTGGAGCAGAACTGGAACCTGGACCCCGCTCTGATCAAGGTGCAGAGCAGCGGGGGCGGTACCGTGAAATCATAGGTTGAAGGAGGGAAATCAATGGGCAATTGGCTGAAAAAGCTGGAACAGTGGGCCGGAGGCGGCAGCGGCAGCCCGAAGCGCAGCCACACCTTCCGCTGGCTGATCATTATCGGCCTGCTGGGTGTTGCGATCATGCTGTTCAACTCCTTCGTGAATGTGAAGAAGCTGGACAACGAGAACACGGGCCGTGAACCGCCGGACAGCGGGAACTCGCAGACAGTGCTGCAGCAGGAGGCCGGGAGCACGAATTCTTTTGACAGCATCGAACTGGCGATGGAGAACCGCACCAAGGAGATTCTGGAGAAAATTGTGGGGGTCGGCACTGTGGATATCATGGTCACTGTAGATTCCACAGAGGAGATTATCGTGCAGCGCAATATGAACGACTCGCAGCAGCAAAGTGAAGAAACGGATGCCAGCGGAGGTAAACGCCATACCACCCAGTACACCAGGGACGGCCAGATCGTCACTTACAGCCAGTCAGGGAACGAGGCTCCAATTATCACCAAACGGGTGAAACCCCAGGTACGGGGAGTGCTGGTGGTCGCCAAAGGGGCAGAGAACAAGGTCGTGCGCAGTCTGATTGAGCAGGCGGTTGAAAAGGGGCTTAACGTACCGGTCTACCGGATTTCTGTTGTCCCGCGCAAGCAGGAATAGGCATGTCTCCGGCAACCCCGGCATATGCTTTAACAGAAGAGGCTTGTACGATACACACGACTCAGAGACGACAAGAAGGCTGGCAACAAAATTATAGGAGGTATAGACAATGAAGGGCAAAAGACAAACGATTTGGCTGGTTTCTATGCTCAGTTTGATGGTAGTGCTCTCTGCATATTATCTGTTCACGGAAGACACGGGGGCTCCCATCCCCAAAGAAACCGCAGGCAGCATCCAGGTGGACACTATAAAAGACGGCACGGGCGGCGGAACCGCCACTACGCTGAACAGCGGACTTGTCATCAAAGAGGTCAGCACGGATAAAGGGGTTGCAGTAGGAACCGTGGATGACAGCAGCAAGACCGCTAAGGATGAAGCGGCATCCACAGTAGCAACTGAGGACAGCACGACTCCGTCCGTGATAGATGACAGCAGTGTGGTTGCTGACAGCAGCAACACTGCCAAGGATACAACTGCTGCAACAGATAAGGCGGTTACGACTACGGCTGATAAAGGCAAGGATACGGCTGGCAGCAAGGATACCAAGGAAAATAAGGATGCTAAGGACACCAAGGACAGCAAAGACACCAAAGACAGCAAAGATACGTCAGCCGCTGCAGACAAGACTCCGGCGAAGGACGACGAGGCAATTCTGGATGAAGTGGCTTCGCAGAGCGTATCGGCCACTAGCCTGTTCACGAACTACCTGTACGAACGCGAGCAGAAGAACCTGAAGGATCATAATGATTTGCTGGCGCTGATTAACAATATGGATAAGACACCTGCCGAGAATGCGGCAGCCCAGGAGCAGCTCAGCAAGCTGGAAGAGAAGGAATCCAAAATCACCGGGATTGAAGAGAAGCTCCAACAAAAATATGGCGAAGCCATTGTGAAGGAAGAAGCCGGTGACGCCTACACGATCGTGGTGCTCAGCGATAAGCTGGATGTGAAGCAGGCGGTAGGCATCGTAGACTTTGTAATGAAGGAATTGAGCGTTACCCAGGACAAGATTAAGGTCCAATACGTCTCGGAGCAGTAAGCCGGCTGAATATAATTAGGGAAAATAGAATAAAATGCCGAAAGAGCCCGGGCGCGTCCCAGGCTCTTTCCATTTCTAGCGTTTGTGATATAATACATAAAGTTATCGATGTATAGAAAAAAGAAGATTACGCAGGCAGCGGTTACACAAGGTAGCGATTCAAGAGAATTACAGAGCAGACCCGCCTTACGGGTATGCTTGTCAGAACGGATATCGTACCCGTCTCAGCCAGCGTCCCCAAAATGGCTTCGAGAGAAAGCTGAAGGAGTGAACTACCCAATGTTCAAGTTAAGCGAGATTAAGGAATTGATTCAATTGCTGGACCAGACTTCCTCCGTGCACGAGCTGGAGATTGAAAGCGAAGGTATGAAGCTGGCTATCCGTAAACCGGATCGCTCTGAAGCTGAAGGAACAGTAATTCAGGCGGCTCCTTATACCTACCCCTTTACGCCAGCCCCGCAGCCGCAAAGTCCGCAGATTATTGCCCCTCCGGCTGTTAGTGAAGTTCCTGCTGCGGCGCAGCAGCCCGCAACCTCCGCTGAAGGCGCATTACATAAAATCGTCTCGCCGATGGTCGGAACCTTCTACAGTGCGGCTTCACCGGAGACGCCTGCCTTTGTCAATGTCGGAGACCGGGTGAATGAGAAATCCACGGTCTGCATCATTGAAGCGATGAAGCTGATGAATGAGCTGGAGGCCGAAGTGAAGGGCGAGATTGTCTCTGTCCTGGTTGAGAACGGCCAACTGGTGGAGTACGGCCAGCCGCTGTTTCTGGTGAGAGCGGAATAATTGCCGCGAGAATGAGGAGGAGCTTGCAAGCTTCGCTAAACTTTGGGAGGAAACGCATGAACATTCAAAAAGTGTTGATTGCCAACCGCGGCGAGATTGCGGTCCGCATTATCCGGGCCTGCCGCGAGCTGGGTATTGCCACCGTGGCTGTCTATTCGGAGCCGGACCGCGATTCTTTGCATGTCCGGCTTGCAGATGAGGCGTACTGCATCGGACCGATGCCCGCCAAGGACAGCTATTTGAACTTTACCAATATTATGAGCGTTGCCACGCTGACGGAATGCGATGCTATTCATCCCGGCTATGGCTTCCTGGCCGAGAATGCGGATTTCGCCGAGATCTGTGAATCCTGTAACATTACCTTCATCGGCCCGTCACCGGATGCGATTACGCGGATGGGCGACAAGGCCGTAGCCAAGGAGACGATGAAGCAGGCGGGGGTTCCGATTATTCCGGGCTCCGACGGGCTTGTCGGCGACATAGAAGAAGCGGTGATGCTGGGCCGGGATATCGGGTATCCGATCATCGTCAAGGCTACCGCAGGCGGCGGAGGCAAGGGCATCCGCATTGCCGAGGATGAAGAATCGCTGGTGAAGCAGATTACCGCAGCCCAGCAGGAAGCGCAGAAGGCCTTCGGCAATGCCGGGGTCTACCTGGAGAAATTCCTGACCGGCATGAAGCATGTGGAGATTCAGATCATCGCCGACAATCACGGCAACGTAGTCCATCTGGGTGAACGTGACTGCTCTGTGCAGCGCCGCCGCCAGAAGCTGGTGGAGGAAGCGCCTTGCTCCATCCTGACACCGGAGACCCGTGAGGCGATGGGCCAAGCGGCTGTACGTGCCGCGCTTGCAGTTAATTATTCAGGGGCGGGCACCCTGGAATTCCTGCTGGGACCTGACGGCCAGTTCTATTTCATGGAGATGAATACCCGTATCCAGGTGGAGCATCCCGTGACCGAAATGGTTACCGGAGTAGATCTGATCAAGGAAATGATCTCTGTGGCAGAAGGTAACGCGCTCTCCTTCACCCAACAGGATATTGTCATCAACGGGTGGTCGATCGAGTGCCGGATCAATGCGGAGGACCCTGAACGTAATTTCATGCCGTCTCCCGGCAAAATCGGCTTCTATCTGCCTCCGGGCGGACTCGGCGTACGGGTGGACAGCGCAGCGTACCCGGGCTATACCATTTCACCTTTTTATGACTCCATGATTGCCAAGCTGATCGTCTGGGCACCTACCCGGGATGAGGCGGTTGCCAAGATGAAGCGTGCACTGGCTGAATTTGCGGTGGAGGGCATACATACCACCATTTCATTCCACCAGAGACTGCTGGAGCATCCGGTGTTTTTGGACGGGAACTTCGATATCAAGTTTCTTGAGGAGTATGAAGTTTAGGACGGCTTCTCATGGTTTGTCATAAAGTTCGTCAAATGATATAGTATGTTTAATAAGAGGCGTACTGAGCGCTTGAAGTGCCCCCTACAACTTTTTTGCTGGAAAGGTGTGAAGTCCAAATGAGTACATTGCCGACAGAATTTGAACGTACGGAAATCGGTGAAATCCAGATCGCTCCAGAGGTGATCGAGGTTATCGCCGGTTTGGCAACCGTTGAGGTGAAAGGTGTGGCCGGAATGAGCGGCGGTTTCGCCGGCGGAATCGTGGAGCTTCTCGGACGCAAGAACCTGTCCAAAGGGGTTAAGGTTGAGGTTGGACAACGCGAGGCTGCGGTGGATGTGTCCGTAATTATCGAATACGGGTACCGTCTTCCGGAAGTGGCTGCTGAAATTCAGCGCAATGTTAAGCGCTCCATCGAAACCATGACCGGTCTTACCGTTGTGGAAGTGAACGTGCATATTCATGATGTGCAGTTCAAAAGCAATACAAGCATTGACAAGAGCGAGGACACGGATGCGGTTATCCGCGTGAAGTAAGGGTTCAGTTCTTCCATAAACCCCCGACAGTGCGTCGAGGGTTTACCTTAATTTAAGGAGGTTGTGAGACTCGTGGCCAAAATTCTGGACAGGCTTCTGCTGTTTCTGTACAGCTTAAGCATTGGAATACTATCTGTAACTGCCATCCTCCTCTTAAGCGGCGTCATCCCGGACAAGTATGAGATTTCGGACGAACCAGCGGTCTATATCGCTGCGATCTCGGTGGCGGTCATTCTGTTCCTGCTGAGTATCCGCTTCTTCTACATCTCTCTGCGCCGCGACCGCGCATCCCTGCCGTCTGTGGATCAGCGCACGGAGTACGGGGATATTCAGATCTCGATGGAGACCATTGAGAACCTGAGTCTGAAGGCCGCAGGCAAAGTGAAGGGCATCCGTGACCTGAAATCGCGCATCCGTGTCTCACAGGCGGGCCTTGAGATTATGATCCGGGCGGTTGTTGATGGCGAGCATTCACTTCCGCTGCTTACTACGGATGTACAGCGTCAGGTGCATGATTTCGTACAGGAGACAACCGGAATTCCGGTTGCAGATGTGTCTGTATACATTGCTAACCTCACACAGGCACCAAGCTTCAAAAGTCGAGTGGAATAGAGGTGAGTTTCCCTTATGTCCTGGAGAGAAGTATGGGAAAGTCACGGGGGTAGAATTACCGGAGTTGCCTTCGGTGTCTTTCTCGGATTGATTTATCTGATTAGCGGTTTTTGGGATATGCTGTTCTTTGCACTGGTAGTGTTCATCGGATATACGTTCGGCAAACGAAAGGATACCGCGCAGGGTCCCCTCTTTCAATGGCAGGAGATCGCACAGCGGCTGTCCGGACGCTGGCGTCCCTTCAAATGAACCGCGATAGTCTTTCTCCCGGAAGCCTGGAACCCGTTACTTTGAGTTGCTGACCTGCGGAAGAAAGGCTGCGCGGTTTTTTTGAAATATAAAATCAAAACAAGAATGAAAGTTAGTTCGTAGGAGGAACACATGAAGAGACGTTTAGCGAGAGAGATTATTGTACAAAGCCTGTACCAGATGGAAATGAATGATGTTGAGGTAACTGAAGCGGTTGAGATGCTGATTGAAGAAGCGGCGGATGAGAACGAGACCGAGCGCGTCATTACGGATGAGAGCGAACTGAAGACTTATGTAATTACACATGTCAACGGCGTGTGGGAGCACAAAATGGCGATTGACGATATGCTGGAGCATTACCTTAAGGGCTGGCAGATGAGCCGCCTGTCACGCGTAGACCGTCAGATTCTGCGTCTGGCTACCTTCGAGATGATCTTCGCCAGCGATGTGCCGGCCAAGGTGTCCGTCAATGAGGCAATTGATCTGGCCAAGCATTTCGGCACGGAGGATTCCGGTAAATTCGTGAATGGTGTCCTCGGCAAAATGATTCAGGATGTGGACACGCTGAGAGCTGAGCTGTAGTTCTGCTTCAGAATCGGTTCAAATTGAGCAGTAAGCGGCAGTAACAGGCTTATAAGCCTTCAATAGACATATAGGGGAGAGACTTTACATGACAGCAGCGATTATCAGCGGTAAACAGGTATCGGACGACATTCGGATCGGGATTGCCCGGGAGGTTGCAGACTTAGCGGAGCGCGGCGTGAAGCCGGGTCTGGCTGTCGTTCTGGTCGGTGAAGATCCGGCTTCCCAGGTCTATGTGCGCAATAAGGAGAAGTCCTGTATTGAGCTGGGCTTCCATTCCGAGGTGCACCGGCTGGATGCCGCTACCACCCAGCAGGAGCTGCTGGCACTGGTGGCAGACCTGAACGGCCGCAGCGATATTGACGGCATCCTCGTTCAGCTGCCGCTTCCGAAGCATATTGAAGAGAAGGCTGTGATTGACGCCATCTCTGTGGAGAAGGATGTGGATGGCTTCCACCCGGTCAATGTGGGGAACCTCGTCATCGGTGACGACAGTCTGCTTCCCTGCACGCCTGCCGGAGTCATTGAACTGATCAAGCGGACCGGTACGGACATCTCCGGTAAGCATGCTGTTGTGATCGGCCGCAGTAATATTGTCGGCAAGCCGGTATCCCTGCTGTTGCAGCGGGAGAATGCCACAGTAACTATGTGCCACTCGCGCACAGCGAATATGGCTGAGCTTAGCCGTCAGGCTGATATCCTGGTGGTAGCAATTGGCCGGGCCAACTTCATCGATGCCTCGTTCGTGAAGCCGGGGGCGATTGTCATTGATGTCGGCATGAACCGTCTGGATACCGGCAAGCTTGCCGGGGATGTCGATTATGAGAGTGCCCGGGAAGTAGCCGGGTTCATTACGCCGGTGCCGGGCGGAGTGGGACCGATGACGATCACTATGCTGATGAGCAACACGCTGATCGCGGCCAAACGCCTGCGCGGCCTGAAGTAGGCCGGACTTATGGCGGCAGAGCGGCAGATCTACTCCATCAAGGAGCTTAACAAATATATCCGCATGAAGCTGGATTCGGATGCGCTGCTGTCCGATGTATGGATTCGCGGTGAAATCTCGAATTTCACCCATCACGGAAGCGGGCATATGTACTTCACGCTGAAGGATGAGAGC
The window above is part of the Paenibacillus sp. FSL H8-0048 genome. Proteins encoded here:
- a CDS encoding Asp23/Gls24 family envelope stress response protein — its product is MSTLPTEFERTEIGEIQIAPEVIEVIAGLATVEVKGVAGMSGGFAGGIVELLGRKNLSKGVKVEVGQREAAVDVSVIIEYGYRLPEVAAEIQRNVKRSIETMTGLTVVEVNVHIHDVQFKSNTSIDKSEDTDAVIRVK
- the spoIIIAA gene encoding stage III sporulation protein AA; amino-acid sequence: MAYDWLLLFPEKVRALLGGLPAALLDKVEEIRVREGRPLEINYSGKYHFIGAGGTLTQLPAEAYRPDREDTHRLLDLISNHSLYTMEEELRKGFITIPGGHRIGLCGRTVLSGGGVEHLRDITGFNVRIAREVHGIADSVLPYLLDRGRQRVMHTLILSPPQHGKTTLLRDLARQLSAGTSGGREGNRPGLKVGIVDERSEIAGSRRGIPAFDVGPRTDILDGCPKAEGMMMMIRSLSPDVLIADEIGRVEDAEAVTEALHAGISVVASAHGKEVSELARRPGLGGLLEHRMFERYVILHRGASGLSFRILDAQKRGLLLVSPEEQPVSGGDRHA
- the spoIIIAD gene encoding stage III sporulation protein AD, which produces MEIIQIVGIGILATVLILVLKEQKPVFAFLLTTAAGILIFLFLIGKIGTILGTLERVAESSGMEMIHIKTVFKIIGISYIAEFGAQIVRDAGQESIASKIELAGKVLIMVLAVPIISIIIETVMKLLPA
- the spoIIIAB gene encoding stage III sporulation protein SpoIIIAB, which gives rise to MLKLLGAVLIVLAGTLAGFKRAAQYADRPRHIRALIAALQRLETEIQYGYTPLPEALRRIGLQTKEPLRAFFLTAADEMNPPHNYSAEEAIRRAMEAHWSSASLRGTEKEIIRQLSCTLGTSDRPNQSTHIALALQQLKQEETAAREDQGKYEKVSKSLGLLLGALIVILIF
- the nusB gene encoding transcription antitermination factor NusB; amino-acid sequence: MKRRLAREIIVQSLYQMEMNDVEVTEAVEMLIEEAADENETERVITDESELKTYVITHVNGVWEHKMAIDDMLEHYLKGWQMSRLSRVDRQILRLATFEMIFASDVPAKVSVNEAIDLAKHFGTEDSGKFVNGVLGKMIQDVDTLRAEL
- the accC gene encoding acetyl-CoA carboxylase biotin carboxylase subunit yields the protein MNIQKVLIANRGEIAVRIIRACRELGIATVAVYSEPDRDSLHVRLADEAYCIGPMPAKDSYLNFTNIMSVATLTECDAIHPGYGFLAENADFAEICESCNITFIGPSPDAITRMGDKAVAKETMKQAGVPIIPGSDGLVGDIEEAVMLGRDIGYPIIVKATAGGGGKGIRIAEDEESLVKQITAAQQEAQKAFGNAGVYLEKFLTGMKHVEIQIIADNHGNVVHLGERDCSVQRRRQKLVEEAPCSILTPETREAMGQAAVRAALAVNYSGAGTLEFLLGPDGQFYFMEMNTRIQVEHPVTEMVTGVDLIKEMISVAEGNALSFTQQDIVINGWSIECRINAEDPERNFMPSPGKIGFYLPPGGLGVRVDSAAYPGYTISPFYDSMIAKLIVWAPTRDEAVAKMKRALAEFAVEGIHTTISFHQRLLEHPVFLDGNFDIKFLEEYEV
- the accB gene encoding acetyl-CoA carboxylase biotin carboxyl carrier protein encodes the protein MFKLSEIKELIQLLDQTSSVHELEIESEGMKLAIRKPDRSEAEGTVIQAAPYTYPFTPAPQPQSPQIIAPPAVSEVPAAAQQPATSAEGALHKIVSPMVGTFYSAASPETPAFVNVGDRVNEKSTVCIIEAMKLMNELEAEVKGEIVSVLVENGQLVEYGQPLFLVRAE
- the folD gene encoding bifunctional methylenetetrahydrofolate dehydrogenase/methenyltetrahydrofolate cyclohydrolase FolD, whose product is MTAAIISGKQVSDDIRIGIAREVADLAERGVKPGLAVVLVGEDPASQVYVRNKEKSCIELGFHSEVHRLDAATTQQELLALVADLNGRSDIDGILVQLPLPKHIEEKAVIDAISVEKDVDGFHPVNVGNLVIGDDSLLPCTPAGVIELIKRTGTDISGKHAVVIGRSNIVGKPVSLLLQRENATVTMCHSRTANMAELSRQADILVVAIGRANFIDASFVKPGAIVIDVGMNRLDTGKLAGDVDYESAREVAGFITPVPGGVGPMTITMLMSNTLIAAKRLRGLK
- a CDS encoding SpoIIIAH-like family protein, whose protein sequence is MKGKRQTIWLVSMLSLMVVLSAYYLFTEDTGAPIPKETAGSIQVDTIKDGTGGGTATTLNSGLVIKEVSTDKGVAVGTVDDSSKTAKDEAASTVATEDSTTPSVIDDSSVVADSSNTAKDTTAATDKAVTTTADKGKDTAGSKDTKENKDAKDTKDSKDTKDSKDTSAAADKTPAKDDEAILDEVASQSVSATSLFTNYLYEREQKNLKDHNDLLALINNMDKTPAENAAAQEQLSKLEEKESKITGIEEKLQQKYGEAIVKEEAGDAYTIVVLSDKLDVKQAVGIVDFVMKELSVTQDKIKVQYVSEQ
- a CDS encoding DUF2273 domain-containing protein; protein product: MSWREVWESHGGRITGVAFGVFLGLIYLISGFWDMLFFALVVFIGYTFGKRKDTAQGPLFQWQEIAQRLSGRWRPFK
- the spoIIIAG gene encoding stage III sporulation protein AG; this translates as MGNWLKKLEQWAGGGSGSPKRSHTFRWLIIIGLLGVAIMLFNSFVNVKKLDNENTGREPPDSGNSQTVLQQEAGSTNSFDSIELAMENRTKEILEKIVGVGTVDIMVTVDSTEEIIVQRNMNDSQQQSEETDASGGKRHTTQYTRDGQIVTYSQSGNEAPIITKRVKPQVRGVLVVAKGAENKVVRSLIEQAVEKGLNVPVYRISVVPRKQE
- the spoIIIAC gene encoding stage III sporulation protein AC, which translates into the protein MNIEVNAIFQIAGIGIIIAMIHTVLKQMGKEDIAHWVTIVGFIIVLFMVIRMLDGLLQEIKTIFLFQ
- the amaP gene encoding alkaline shock response membrane anchor protein AmaP — encoded protein: MAKILDRLLLFLYSLSIGILSVTAILLLSGVIPDKYEISDEPAVYIAAISVAVILFLLSIRFFYISLRRDRASLPSVDQRTEYGDIQISMETIENLSLKAAGKVKGIRDLKSRIRVSQAGLEIMIRAVVDGEHSLPLLTTDVQRQVHDFVQETTGIPVADVSVYIANLTQAPSFKSRVE
- the spoIIIAF gene encoding stage III sporulation protein AF; amino-acid sequence: MSWLSSWLHELILVVLMAAFVEMLLPSKSMERYARLVLSLLVLLTMLSPIISLLKGDASKELTVAMQQQERSGGLKGGTGGAPDSLDKILADGRMLAAGAQDQSLKLAAGEIAGQMRDQIAGSTGLGGVKVTVALAMGPNPNAPLGEEVPQISSVTVALPPEQSASGGAVPGRGTAAPPSAGPIQITPVEPVQVSLEDSGGEGESQASSSGDSAPASSSSSGSGTDGPQETVTEEAGTIIKLLEQNWNLDPALIKVQSSGGGTVKS
- the spoIIIAE gene encoding stage III sporulation protein AE, encoding MQEHRFFRPPKGVKALLLLPALLLVLQLLLLCGSTASAASSASVADAPSTAPVPSSPAAAGSGGPTSPVDQWVKGQVEHLPKDKVESYWDQLMKDYGGFFPEGRTPSLMDMLLPGDKGLSFKSVLSGLMNFMWHEVLYNGKLLVTIVMISVLSMILETLQTAFERKSVSKIAYMLCYMVVLVIAVNSFNVAIGYAKDAIDRMIDFMMAMIPLLFALLASMGNIVTVSVTHPLIVFMIHTVGTLIHTLVFPLLFFSAVLHLVSAMSEKYKLTHLANLLRNIGAGLLGVLLTVFLGVISVRGITSSVTDGVTIRAAKYITGNFVPVIGKMFADATDTVISASLLVKNAIGLSGVIIILFLCAFPAIKILILALIYNLAAAVMQPLGETPIVTCLQTIGKSMIYVFAALAAVSLMFFLAVTIMLTAGNVTVMMR